In a single window of the Mesoplodon densirostris isolate mMesDen1 chromosome 16, mMesDen1 primary haplotype, whole genome shotgun sequence genome:
- the REM1 gene encoding GTP-binding protein REM 1: MTLNTQQEAKTPLRRRASTPLPLSTRGRQPGLLGTAPSTQSQHPRLGQSASLNTPTRQPSSAPSGWSSESSDSEGSWEALYRVVLLGDPGVGKTSLASLFAGKQERDLHEQLGAAEDVYERTLTVDGEDTTLLVMDTWEAEKLDESWSQESCLQVGSAYVIVYSIADRGSFESASELRIQLRRTYQADHVPIILVGNKADLARCREVSVEEGRACAVVFDCKFIETSATLQHNVAELFEGVVRQLRLRRRNCAGREPPTPRRRASLGQRARHFLARLTARSARRRALKARSKSCHNLAVL, translated from the exons ATGACACTAAATACTCAGCAAGAGGCAAAGACCCCCCTGCGTCGCCGAGCCAGTACTCCACTGCCCCTGTCCACCCGGGGCCGCCAGCCTGGCCTCCTGGGCACAGCACCTTCTACACAGTCCCAGCATCCCCGACTGGGCCAATCAGCCTCCCTCAACACCCCCACCCGGCAACCTTCATCTGCCCCCAGTGGTTGGTCCTCTGAATCCAGCGACTCTGAAGGCTCCTGGGAGGCCCTCTACCGTGTGGTACTGCTTGGAGATCCTGGTGTAGGGAAGACCAGCCTGGCCAGCCTCTTTGCAGGAAAGCAAGAGCGGGATCTCCATGAACAGCTGGGAG CTGCAGAAGATGTGTACGAGAGGACCCTCACGGTGGATGGAGAGGATACCACACTGCTGGTCATGGACACCTGGGAGGCTGAGAAACTG GATGAAAGCTGGAGCCAGGAGTCATGCCTGCAGGTGGGCAGCGCCTACGTTATCGTGTACTCCATCGCAGACCGGGGCAGCTTCGAGAGTGCCTCTGAGCTCCGCATTCAGCTGCGGCGCACATATCAGGCGGACCACGTGCCCATCATCCTGGTGGGCAACAAGGCGGACCTGGCACGCTGCCGGGAAGTCTCCGTGGAAG AGGGCCGCGCCTGCGCTGTGGTGTTCGACTGCAAATTCATCGAGACGTCAGCCACGCTGCAGCACAACGTGGCGGAGCTCTTCGAAGGTGTAGTGCGCCAACTGCGCTTGCGCCGCAGGAACTGCGCAGGCCGAGAGCCGCCGACCCCCAGACGACGGGCAAGCCTCGGCCAGCGGGCTCGACACTTCCTGGCGCGCCTAACTGCCCGCAGCGCCCGCCGCCGGGCACTCAAGGCCCGCTCCAAGTCCTGCCACAACCTGGCCGTGCTCTGA